From a single Clupea harengus chromosome 24, Ch_v2.0.2, whole genome shotgun sequence genomic region:
- the LOC105901570 gene encoding activating transcription factor 7-interacting protein 1 isoform X2, with amino-acid sequence MEVAVPEEPQKKIFRARKTMKTSDRQQLEVLHNTLSTTLANSSPNTATTAATTTTTTSSSSSSSTSTTSTPMVNGTHSEDGVKGAGKGKEQGKEKAKEKEKTAPLKVLRSATAATTASGSASSSASPRPGLSLSRSSSPSTSTTSTQSPKTSDVTKNGPKESEKAEKSVKGEKTKDGSKEEASSERKEEEKKKSEKEKEKEKEKKVSPSPTPSVALNEKTAASKESKATDSSKTTAVEKATPKSQRSSPSPSSPPSPKSTTLESDPEVKEGFLFLSEEEECPPEKEEKKEEKKAERDGGSKAEEKMEVDTDVVKEKEKEEEEEKKEEKEKVEDKTKVEEKTKVEEKTKMEDKTKAKKKEGKASRSSSPMAVVSAAAAAAAATEGTSSSKKRCLSADGDKKAEETSSPAEERGGKRPRVEGIELEAQLELKITDGAGSRLKLEKMVQKLVEERLRVLELTVFDRSLKELKERVEKIDCATKHQGTLNTLQAKIARLAKKFGAANQSSENSRMAQEAVKKPVPQVQTATVNAGRTVRALIDEKHLSQSPTLVASSSTVPPNTPKPLSTPATPTTSSPLASTPAPTPLFQILATTTPSTTTIATTTSNTAATATNPQVLAHMGQNQMQSVQAGGQTLLLKTTAGGQAGTSLQPMLIMAGGNLIPVSSLATVANTLCNSKTTTTTAYILHPKQALTATAMATTPGATSQIVPSVTALSSAVTAVTASPVMVSSSPTVSAPVAGTPVMLARALHPSGGAGGVVSVTTARAPTQMAAAVVGVATSSSANPASSVPAATGAAASATPSASAMASKTDNQASSSTAAKTAAQPAKGSVIDLTEDDDDVLVTGMKKGPAPITASATPTQRLSRPPPPLISASGNAARASPQNSQRPLLTVHHRPPLDSPSKSRLCSSSSTPPTSSSSTSSSLPPLPPAPAPTRLSPEAAQTAPPQQPQLKLGRVQSQNGIVLSWCVTETNHSCAAVDSYHLYAYHQEAPAGGAGGGNGNTLHWKKIGEVKALPLPMACTLTQFVSGSTYYFAVRGRDVHGRFGPFCEPQCTDVIGAATSSVAVAAAASSTSG; translated from the exons ATGGAAGTCGCCGTGCCAGAGGAGCCGCAAAAGAAGATCTTTCGCGCCCGAAAAACCATGAAGACGAGTGACCGGCAGCAGCTGGAGGTTCTGCACAACACCCTGTCGACCACGTTGGCAAACTCCTCGCCGAACACTGCCACCAcggccgccaccaccaccaccaccacatcttcatcatcctcttcctctacctccacaACCTCGACCCCTATGGTGAACGGCACACACTCAGAAGACGGCGTGAAAGGCGCGGGGAAAGGCAAAGAACAAGGGAAAGAGAAGgcaaaggagaaggagaagacgGCTCCACTCAAAGTGTTGCGCTCCGCCACAGccgccaccaccgcgtccggtTCCGCTTCAAGTTCCGCCTCTCCACGCCCGGGCCTGTCCCTGTCGCGGTCCTCCTCCCCGTCCACGTCCACGACCAGTACCCAGAGCCCCAAGACCTCGGATGTGACCAAGAACGGCCCCAAGGAGAGCGAGAAGGCAGAGAAGAGCGTGAAGGGAGAGAAGACCAAAGACGGCTCGAAGGAGGAGGCCTCGTCAGAACgcaaggaagaggagaagaagaaatcggaaaaggagaaagagaaggagaaagagaag AAGGTCAGTCCATCACCCACCCCATCCGTCGCCTTGAACGAGAAGACCGCGGCCAGCAAAGAGTCCAAGGCCACAGACTCCAGCAAAACTACAGCGGTGGAAAAGGCCACGCCAAAGAGCCAAAGGTCGTCCCCGTCTCCGTCCTCGCCCCCTTCCCCTAAATCCACCACGCTGGAGTCCGACCCGGAAGTGAAGGAgggcttcctcttcctcagcgaGGAGGAAGAGTGTCCGccggagaaagaagagaagaaagaagagaagaaagccGAGCGGGACGGAGGGTCGAAGGCGGAGGAAAAGATGGAGGTGGACACGGACGTagtcaaagagaaagagaaggaggaggaggaggagaagaaggaggagaaggagaaagtggAAGACAAGACGAAGGTGGAAGAAAAGACGAAGGTGGAAGAAAAGACGAAGATGGAAGACAAGACGAAGGCAaagaagaaggagggaaaggCTTCTCGATCTTCCAGCCCCATGGCGGtggtgtctgctgctgctgctgctgctgcag CCACTGAGGGCACATCCTCGAGCAAGAAGCGCTGCCTGTCTGCAGATGGAGACAAGAAGGCAGAAGAGACGTCGTCGCCggcggaggagaggggaggcaaGCGTCCCAGGGTTGAGGGCATTGAGCTGGAGGCCCAGCTGGAGCTCAAGATCACAGACGGTGCCGGCAGTCGCCTGAAACTCGAGAAG ATGGTGCAGAAGCTGGTGGAGGAGCGCCTGCGCGTGCTCGAGTTAACCGTGTTCGACCGTAGCCtcaaggagctgaaggagcgcGTGGAGAAGATCGACTGTGCTACCAAACACCAGGGCACACTCAACACACTACAG GCCAAGATCGCTCGACTAGCCAAGAAATTTGGAGCTGCTAACCAGTCATCGGAAAACAGCAGGATGGCCCAGGAG GCGGTCAAAAAACCTGTGCCTCAAGTGCAGACTGCTACTGTGAACGCTGGAAG AACGGTTCGGGCACTGATTGATGAGAAGCACCTTAGTCAAAGCCCAACGTTGGTAGCCTCCAGCTCCACAG TGCCCCCAAACACGCCCAAGCCTCTCTCGACCCCTGctacccccaccacctcctcgcCGCTGGCCTCgacccctgcccccacccccttgtTCCAGATCCTCGCCACCACCACGCCCAGCACTACCACCATCGCCACGACCACCAGCAACACCGCTGCCACCGCCACTAACCCTCAGGTCCTGGCCCACATGGGTCAGAACCAGATGCAGTCAGTCCAGGCGGGCGGCCAGACGCTGCTGCTGAAGACGACGGCGGGTGGTCAGGCGGGCACGTCGCTGCAGCCGATGCTCATCATGGCCGGCGGCAACCTGATCCCCGTCTCCTCCCTGGCAACCGTTGCTAACACGCTGTGCAACTCcaagaccaccaccaccaccgcctaCATCCTGCACCCCAAGCAAGCCCTGACCGCCACCGCCATGGCAACGACCCCCGGTGCCACCAGCCAGATTGTGCCGTCGGTGACGGCGTTATCGTCAGCGGTGACGGCCGTAACCGCTTCGCCGGTGATGGTTTCGTCTTCCCCTACTGTTAGTGCGCCGGTTGCTGGGACACCGGTGATGCTCGCCCGAGCCTTGCACCCGAGCGGAGGGGCCGGAGGGGTCGTTTCCGTGACAACAGCCCGTGCGCCTACCCAGATGGCAGCAGCTGTGGTGGGTGTGGCCACGTCTTCGTCAGCCAACCCGGCAAGCAGCGTTCCCGCGGCAACAGGAGCAGCGGCTTCGGCCACGCCGTCGGCTAGTGCCATGGCCTCAAAGACAG ATAATCAAGCATCGAGCTCCACAGCCGCCAAAACTGCAGCTCAG CCTGCAAAAGGTTCTGTGATCGATCTGactgaggatgatgatgatgtcctAG TGACGGGTATGAAGAAGGGCCCAGCTCCGATCACTGCGTCCGCTACTCCCACCCAACGTCTAAGTaggcctcctccacccctcatcTCCGCCTCTG GTAACGCCGCCAGGGCTTCACCTCAGAACAGCCAACGGCCTCTGCTCACAGTGCACCACCGCCCCCCTCTG GACTCTCCTTCCAAATCGCGACTCTGCAGCTCTTCATCCacccctcccacctcctcctcttccacctcctcctctctccctcctctcccccctgccCCGGCACCTACTCGCCTCTCTCCTGAAGCCGCCCAAACCGCCCCACCGCAGCAGCCTCAGCTCAAGCTGGGCCGCGTGCAGAGCCAGAACGGCATCGTGCTCTCGTGGTGCGTCACCGAGACGAACCACAGCTGCGCGGCCGTTGACTCCTACCACCTCTACGCGTACCACCAGGAGGcgcctgcagggggcgctggAGGCGGCAACGGCAACACCTTGCACTGGAAGAAGATCGGCGAGGTGAAGGCTCTGCCCTTGCCCATGGCCTGCACGCTGACGCAGTTCGTGTCGGGGTCGACGTACTACTTCGCCGTGCGGGGTCGGGACGTGCACGGCCGCTTCGGGCCCTTCTGCGAGCCGCAGTGCACTGACGTCATCGGCGCGGCGACGAGCAGTGTTGccgtagcagcagcagcgtcgTCTACCTCTGGCTGA